Genomic DNA from Nitratidesulfovibrio vulgaris str. Hildenborough:
CTCGACACCGTGCTGGCGCGCATGGAACAGGACATCCCGCCCGGTTCGCCACTGCCGGGCGACGAGGCCCTGCACCTTGCCTTCGCCTCGCGCAGCTTCGACATCTCGCCCTTCAGGATGCTGCCGTGCGAGCATGGACGCGACGACGGCCCGGTGGCCCTTTCCGTCATCGTCCCCATCAAGAACGAGGTGGAGAACCTGCCCATCCTGCACCGCGAGGTAGCGCAGGCACTGCACGACCTCAAGCAGCCGTGGGAACTCATCCTCGTGGATGACGGCAGCACCGACGGCAGCATCGAAGTGATGGAGGGCATCGCCGCCGCCGACCCGCGCGTGACCATCATCGTCTTCCGCCGCAACTACGGACAGACGGCGGCCCTCAGCGCGGGCTTCAAGCTGGCGCGTGGCGAAGTGGTGGTGACGCTGGACGGCGACCTGCAGAACGACCCCGCCGACATCCCCATGCTGCTGGAGGTCATGGCCGAGGGCAACGACATGGTGTGCGGCTGGCGCCGCGACCGCAAGGACAAGATGGTCACCCGGCGCATCCCCTCCATGGCCGCCAACTGGATCATCAACAAGCTCATCGCGGGCACGGGTGTGCAGTTGCACGACTTCGGCTGTTCGCTCAAGGCGTACAAGCTCAACATCGTCAAGAACATCAACCTGTACGGAGAGATGCACCGCTTCATCCCGGTGTTCGCGGCATGGCTTGGCGTCCGCATCGCCGAGGTGGAGGTCAACCACCGCCCCCGCACCCACGGCGTCACCAAGTACAATCTCTCGCGGGTATGGCGCGTCATCTTCGACCTGCTGCCGCTGCGCTTCTTCTCGGACTACATGACGCGGCCCATCCATTTCTTCGGCAAGATAGCCAACTACATGGTGGCCCTCGGGCTGGGCGGCATCGCCCTGACCACCCTGCTGGCGAAACTCTTCGGCATGCCGGGTGAGACGCTCACCTTCTGCCTCATGGTGGAGGTGCTGCTCATCGGCGGTCTGCTCATCCTGTGTCAGGGACTCATCGGCGAGGTGCTCATCCGCACCTACTTCGAGGCGCAGGGCAAGCGGCAGTTCGTCATCGAACGCATCATACGGAACGGCGACACATGTGCGGAATAGCAGGCATCGTCTCTCCCGGCGCACCCGTGGCCTCCGCCACGCTCGCCGCCATGACGGAGAGTCTCGCCCATCGCGGGCCCGACGCCTGCGGCCTCTTCATCCGGCCTTCCGGGGCGGGTAGCCCCCATGTGGGACTCGGGCACCGCCGCCTGTCCATCCTCGACCTCTCCGACGCGGGCGCACAGCCCATGCAGAGTGAGGACGGGGCGTTCACGCTGGTCTTCAACGGCGAGATATACAACTACCCCGACCTGCGACGCGACCTTGAAGCCGCCGGGCACATCTTCCGTTCGACGTCCGACACCGAAGCCATCCTGCGCGGCTACATGGCGTGGGGCGAAGGTGTCGTCGCACGTCTCAAGGGCATGTTCGCCTTCGCCCTGTGGGACGAACGAAAGCGCAGCCTGCTGCTGGCCCGCGACCGCTTCGGCAAGAAGCCCCTGCACTACGCCGTCACCCGGCAGG
This window encodes:
- a CDS encoding glycosyltransferase, encoding MPPTDEHHTPLSLAEDIAREQQNPTLRAAVLHLRLGETEQARRLLEEATAKSPRNGAIPLVMALHLAASGDGEGADTWFRKALAAEPDQPEALRAYGLFLLGQDATVRGLRLLRMAAELAPQSLAIGLECAGAAIMCGEYHTARDMSRRILSASPGHPLALRNLGVALAGLGEKAEATDIRRRLHEAGHEAEAQDLDTVLARMEQDIPPGSPLPGDEALHLAFASRSFDISPFRMLPCEHGRDDGPVALSVIVPIKNEVENLPILHREVAQALHDLKQPWELILVDDGSTDGSIEVMEGIAAADPRVTIIVFRRNYGQTAALSAGFKLARGEVVVTLDGDLQNDPADIPMLLEVMAEGNDMVCGWRRDRKDKMVTRRIPSMAANWIINKLIAGTGVQLHDFGCSLKAYKLNIVKNINLYGEMHRFIPVFAAWLGVRIAEVEVNHRPRTHGVTKYNLSRVWRVIFDLLPLRFFSDYMTRPIHFFGKIANYMVALGLGGIALTTLLAKLFGMPGETLTFCLMVEVLLIGGLLILCQGLIGEVLIRTYFEAQGKRQFVIERIIRNGDTCAE